The Clostridiales bacterium DNA window CGGCTTTCAATATCTCATCAAGTTCGTCAAATGTAAGCACAAAATCTATGGCATCTTTTATATCCTCTTCCCTTGCCTCGCTCTTCTTGGCAATACACGGCCCCACAAACACCACTTTAGCTTCCGGATATATCCTTTTTATCACTCTTCCCGCAGCCACCATAGGTGAAACCGATGGAGTCACATGTGCTAAAAGATTTTTATAATGCCTTTTCAAAAGATTCATCCATACGGGACAGCAACAGCTCGTTATCATAAAATCGCCTGTATCTTTAACCAGCCTGTCAAATTCTATTACTTCCCTGATGCTTATTATATCCGCAAAGACGGAAACCTCATAAAGATCTTTGAACCCCAACATTTTAAAGGCTGTACGAAGCTTTCCATAAGTGACATCGTTCCCAAACTGGCCTATGTACGCCGGCGCGATAGCAGCATAAACAGGAAAACCGCCGTTTATCATATTTACAATAGGAAGGTACTGGATTTTATCGATTATCTTTCCGCGCCTGCAGGCCTTTTCGCATTCCCCGCAGCCTTTGCAATTATCTGTATTTACCTTTATTTTGCCGGCATCCCGATCCAGTATCATGGCATTGAAGGGACATGAAGCCATGCACTTGCATTCTTCATCGTTTTTGATGCATTCTCTGCAGTCTCCCACTAATGTTAAAATGGGTTCTTCGCTGTATTCGTTTAAAGCCTTTTTTGCAATTTCCTTAAGGCCTACGTTGCTGTCAGGTTCTTGTCCCATCGCCGATGAAAGATAACCTTTAAGCATATCCTCATCCATATCTTGAAGCTTGATATCATCTATACCCTCTACTAGTTTTCCTTCCCTCTGCAATTTTACGACTTTCCTGAATATATCCAGATATCTTTTATTCATAGTATATCCTCCGCGAATCAGCTGATATTCTTCAAATGCAAAGCATCGATCTTCTTTATATTATTATTTTACCAGTTGAAGATATATATTCAAGCTAAAATATTGCACAGCCCGTGAAAACATGTATTTGCAATTAATTGATATCCCTGTTCATTTGGATGTATTCCGTCAAGGCTCATATAATTTCTATAATCGGTCGTGTCTAAAAATGCCTTTCTGATATCTATAAGATATACTCCGAGCTTTTCGGATGTAGCTTTTACAAGATCGCTGTACCTTTCCTGCCATTTATATATCCCGCCGTTTTTATCTATCCACTTCTTTATAGTATCTCCGAAAAATCTTTTGAGAAGGTTATAATACCTATCTCCATCAAGCGGCGGGAGAGTACTTAAAATTGGTATCGCTCCATATTTCTTGACCGCATCGATTATCCCAGCAAGGTTTGTTTTGAACCTGTCAATAGGCACAGTGCCTTCATGCCTGCCATCTGGATCTTTTTTTACTTCTCTCCAGTTGGGATTGCAGTCATTGCCTCCTATTTCGATTATTGCTATGCCTCCATTTTCAAGTACAATATCCTTTCCAATGTGCAAAAGCATATCCTCGCTTGTAACATTGCAAATTCCATCGTTTTCAACATCCATATCAAGCAAATCCTTCAGTATAACCGGATATGAATTTTTCGTTATGAATGGTCTTCTCTCATTCAAGTTCCATACTTTACCTTTTGTAATGCTGTCACCTACGCAAAAAATTTTATTTTTCACAATAATCACTCCTATCATTACTGATATTCATACATATTATATTATCACTATTGATAATGCAATACAACAAAAAGAGCATTATTATATAGAATGCTCTATTCCATGCTTTTTATTATGCTGCTGAATACTTTTACAGTCTGATTAAGATTATCTATCAAGTTCAACTTCTGGTGCTTTAATTCCTCGCTTCCTCTTTTGGTAATCGTATAAATCCTTTTAATCCTCTTGTCCGGATCATCCCATTTTCCAGTCACGAAGCCATCTTTTTCGAGTCTCTTCAATATGGGATAAATTCCTCCTGTGCTGGGCTGCCAAGCACTTTCGGTAATATCTGAAATTTTTGTTGAAATTTCATTGCCATTTGACGGTTCCTTATATATAATACTTAAAACGAGCGTGGGAAGTATGCCCCTTGTAAGTATCCTGTCCACCATCTCATTCTCCCGTTTCATTTTCTTAAGTTCCGCAAGTTTTCTCTTGTACTCAGTCTCTATCTTTTTCTGTTCGGCATCCCAGTCGACTAAAACTTTTGTCTTTTCGGCCATGGCAATCCCTCCGGTAAATATCTGCTGTAATAGTTAAAATAATTTATATATATATTATCACTATAGATAATATATATCAATTGCTTTTATCCACATTCCTTCAATTCGTAATTTGAACTTATGTTATTTTGAACACTCATTCGTCAGATTCAA harbors:
- a CDS encoding [Fe-Fe] hydrogenase large subunit C-terminal domain-containing protein translates to MNKRYLDIFRKVVKLQREGKLVEGIDDIKLQDMDEDMLKGYLSSAMGQEPDSNVGLKEIAKKALNEYSEEPILTLVGDCRECIKNDEECKCMASCPFNAMILDRDAGKIKVNTDNCKGCGECEKACRRGKIIDKIQYLPIVNMINGGFPVYAAIAPAYIGQFGNDVTYGKLRTAFKMLGFKDLYEVSVFADIISIREVIEFDRLVKDTGDFMITSCCCPVWMNLLKRHYKNLLAHVTPSVSPMVAAGRVIKRIYPEAKVVFVGPCIAKKSEAREEDIKDAIDFVLTFDELDEILKAAAIDPKKLHGEESEYSSKGGRIYARTGGVSECIKDTLKSMFPAKAVQLKATQGNGIRECKQLLDRTVAGEIDVNFLEGMGCIGGCVGGPKAIIDKEKGRESVNKYGDESKYRTPVDSPCVLKILKSIGINSIEELEENNEKSHMFLRNL
- a CDS encoding SGNH/GDSL hydrolase family protein, with protein sequence MKNKIFCVGDSITKGKVWNLNERRPFITKNSYPVILKDLLDMDVENDGICNVTSEDMLLHIGKDIVLENGGIAIIEIGGNDCNPNWREVKKDPDGRHEGTVPIDRFKTNLAGIIDAVKKYGAIPILSTLPPLDGDRYYNLLKRFFGDTIKKWIDKNGGIYKWQERYSDLVKATSEKLGVYLIDIRKAFLDTTDYRNYMSLDGIHPNEQGYQLIANTCFHGLCNILA
- a CDS encoding PadR family transcriptional regulator, coding for MAEKTKVLVDWDAEQKKIETEYKRKLAELKKMKRENEMVDRILTRGILPTLVLSIIYKEPSNGNEISTKISDITESAWQPSTGGIYPILKRLEKDGFVTGKWDDPDKRIKRIYTITKRGSEELKHQKLNLIDNLNQTVKVFSSIIKSME